The stretch of DNA GATTACTCGGCAATAGCAGCCAGGAGTAAAGTTACTCGCGAGTAGCAAGGAGTCGTGATGGCTGGTTTCGCAGGTAACCCTGACTTTGATCTGTTCAAGCTCGCCGATGAGCACCTCGCGCTCCGTGCCGTGCTGCGCGATCTGTGCGAGAAAGAGATCGCACCGCACGCCGCCGCTGTCGACGAAGACAGTCGGTACCCCGACGAAGCGCTGAAGGCGCTCAACGCGGCGGGGTTCTCGGCGATCCACGTGCCCGAGGAGTACGGCGGTCAGGGCGGCGACTCGGTCGCGGCGTGCATGGTGATCGAGGAGGTGGCGCGCGTCTGCGCGTCCTCGTCGATGATCCCGATCTGCAACAAGCTCGGCACGACGGGTTTGATCCTGCAGGGTGGCGACGAACTGAAAAAGACGGTCCTTCCGTCGGTCGCTTCCGGTGAGGCGATGGCCTCGTACGCGCTGTCCGAACGCGAGGCGGGCAGCGACGCGGCGTCGATGCGTACCCGGGCCCGCGCCGATGGTGACGACTGGGTGCTCAACGGGACGAAGTGTTGGATCTCCAACGGCGGCCGATCGACCTGGTACACCGTGATGGCGGTGACCGACCCCGACAAGGGCGCGAACGGCATCTCGGCGTTCATGGTGCACGCCGACGACGAGGGATTCACCGTCGGCCCGAAAGAACGCAAGATGGGCATCAAGGGATCGCCGACGACCGAGTTGTATTTCGAGGAATGCCGGATCTCGGGGGAGCGCATCATTGGAGAGCCCGGCACCGGCTTCAAGACCGCGCTGCAAACGCTCGACCACACCCGTCCGACGATCGGCGCGCAGGCCGTCGGGATCGCCCAGGGCGCCCTCGATGCCGCCATCGACTACGTCAAGGAGCGGAAGCAGTTCGGTAAGCGCATCGCTGACTTCCAAGGTGTCCAATTCATGCTTGCCGATATGGCGATGAAGGTGGAGGCGGCCAGGCTGATGGTGTACACCTCCGCTGCGCGGGCGGAGCGGGGCGAATCGGGACTGGGGTTTCTCGCTTCGGCGTCGAAGTGCTTTGCCTCCGACGTCGCCATGGAGGTCACCACTGACGCGGTGCAGTTGTTCGGTGGCTACGGCTACACCGTCGACTTCCCTGTGGAGCGGTTCATGCGCGACGCCAAAATTACGCAAATATACGAGGGCACCAATCAAATTCAACGGGTGGTAATGTCGCGGTCGCTGCTGCGCTGAGCGTCGCTGGAAGCACGTGTAAGGCCCCGGCCCGGCCGACGATCACCAGTCATCTCGACTTTGCCAGCCACGGCGGCGTGCGGTACTGTTTGACCGCAGAATCGGCGCACCGAAGTTGATTAAATAGCAGTAGCCGGGGAGTGCACGACATGGCTTCATGGCTAAGTGCGCACTGACGCGACGGGGAAGGTATTGCCAGACAGGTCGATCAGTATCGAAGTCGTCGCGCTGAACTATTCGCCCGAAGCCACCGGAATTGGTCCGTTTGCCGCGGATATTGCCCGCGGGTTCGCAGAAAACGGTCATCGCGTTGGTGTAATGGCCGGCCACCCGCACTATCCCCAGTGGCGGCCTATGACGGACTATTCGGGACACGACGCGGCGTCCGCTTCGGAGGGGATCGCGATAACGCGCAAGCGTCACTATATTCCGAACCGCGCGTCGTTTGTGCACCGCTCGATCATGGAGATCGGTTTTGGCATCCGCGTTGCGATGGCACGGCGGCCCGGCATCGACCTGATCTTTTGCGTGAGCCCGCCGCTGCTGGCGGTGTTGATGATTCAACTGGGTGAAAAACTGCGCCGACGCAAATTGCCGCTGGTGATCTGGGTCCAGGATCTGTATGGGCTGGGGATGACGGAAACGAAGGGTGGAAACACCCTTGCTGCGCGCGTCGCGACCTGGCTCGAAGCCCGCGTATTTCGCAATGCGTCTGCACTGGCAGTGATTCACGACCGATTCCGCGCCCATATCGTCGACCAGCTCGGTGTCGACCCCGACAAGGTAAGGGTGTTCCGGAACTGGTCTCGCCAAGAGCCGATACCTGCCGCTGAGCGCGACGAAGCGTTGAGAACCCTTGGCTGGGAGGAACTTTCCGACCACATCGTCGTCGTACATGCCGGAAGCATGGGAACGAAGCAGGGTTTGGACAATGTCGTGCAGGCGGCAAAGCTTGCGGACAACGGCGCGGACAATGTCACCTTCGTCCTACTCGGCGACGGGATACAGCGCCCTCGGCTTCAACGACTCGCGCAGGGCGTCGAGTCGATCAGATTTGTCGATGTCCTCGAGACCGACAAATTCGGTTATGCCCTGCGCGCTGCCGACATGTTGCTGGTCAATCAGATCCCCGGTCTATCGGAGATGTGTGTGCCCAGCAAGGTGCTGAGCTATTTCAGCGCAGGGCGGCCGGTGGTCGCCGCTGTCGATCCAAATGGAATTACCGCCGACGACGTTCGCCATTCACAGGCGGGTGTGGTGGTGCCTGCCGGAAACCCGTCAAGACTTCTGCAGGACATTGTGGCCGCCGCGCGCGACACGACAAAATTGCAGGAGATGGGGGCCGCGGGTCGCGAGTTCATCCAGTCGAATTTCGATCGCGATGCCACGATAAAGGCCATCTCCGATTGGCTCGCCGATGTCGTCGCGCTGGCGCCCCAGCTCACGGCTGCAGATTGATTCGAAGGCGGCCGTTCGAGTTGAGAATCCTGCAAATCGTTACGTTGATTTCCAATACCGGCGCCTTCGGGGGTCCGACGACCGTCGCGATGAACCAGTGTGAAGCATTGCGCGAACGGGGTCATGACACTTTGCTCGTCGGCGGCGCCCACGGCTTCCCGGCAGGGCCCACCTCTTTGCGCGGTACACCCGTGCGCTTGTTCCAGACCCGCCGATTCGGCCGGCCCAACACCATGACCTACCTTGCGTCGCCGACCATGTTGCGCTGGCTCGACCAGCACGTGGCCGATTTCGACGTCGTCCACATTCACCTGGCCCGAGACGGCATCACCCTCCCTGCGGCCGCGCTGGCACGCCGCCGGAACATCCCGTATGTCTTGCAAACGCACGGAATGGTGGTGCCGAAAGAAAGCCCGCTGCACAAGATCGTGGACTCGGTGGCCACAATCCGGGTCTTGCGCGACGCGCACTCACTATTCGCGCTGAGCAACGAGGAACAGCACATCCTGACTGCGTTGGTCGGATCGGATCGGCGAATTGACGTGCTGCCCAACGGTATTCCAGAAGCGGCGGCCCACGTCGGGCGCGCGGGAGCATCTAATCGTGAGTTTCTGTTCCTGGCGAGGTTGCACCCGCGCAAACGCGCCGTCGACTTCGCGCGGGCAGCGGTGCAGCTGCTCAGTGCGGGCGCGGAGGCGACGTTCACCCTCGTCGGGCCCGACGAGGGTGAGGGACCAGCAGTGACGTCGATCATCTCCGGGTTCGCCGAGCGCCATCCCGACGCCGCCGACGCTCTGCAGTGGGTCGGGCCGGTGGCGCCGGACAAGAGCGCGGCGAAGCTTGCAGACGCGTACGTCTATGTGCTGCCTTCGGTCAACGAGCCGTTCCCGATGTCATTGATCGAGGCAATGGCGGAGGGGCGACCGGTCATCGTGACCGAGAGCAACGGCCTCGCCGATGTCGTGAAGGATTACGACTGCGGAATCGTCATTCCCAACGAGTCCACCGAAGCGTTGGCCGACGCGATGCGCCGCCTGTTGGCTGCGCCGGAGTTGGCCGAACAAATGGGTAAGCGGTCTCTTGACGCTGTACGTCAGCGGTTCAGCATGAACCACGTGGCGGAAACCCTCGAACACAATTATCGATCCACCATTCACACCAGCGATCACTAGAGAAGGAAGATCGACGACCATGACTGATGAGATCACCCGTGGATCTGTCAAGCCTAAGCCCGTTTTCAGCATTCTTGTGCCCTCCTACAATCCCGCCCCGTTCTTCGAAACGACGATGCGCAGTGCGCTGGACCAGATGGGCCCCGAGGACGAGATCCTGATCCAAGACGCGGGTTCTACCGATGGCACTCAGGACCTCATCGCCGAGTTCCAGGCAGCCGACAGCCGCGTCAAGGCAGTGATCGAGCCGGATTTGGGTCAGTCGGACGCGCTGAACAAGGCGTTGGCGCGGGCAAAGCCGTCGTGGACCATTTGGCTGAACTCGGATGACGTATTGGTGCCCGGTGCGCTTGACGCGCTACGTGAGGCCATTGTGGCCCATCCGGAGGCCGATCTGTTCTACGGAGCCTGCAAATTGCTGCGGGCCGACGGAACAACGGTGGAGGCCTACGACGGCCGGCCGATGACCAAGCGCCGTCTGCTGCTTGGCGGAATCACTTCGTTTTCGGGTTCGATCGTCATGCCCGCCGATCTGCTGCGCGAACTAGGCGGCTTGCGGACAGAACTGCAGTGCGTAATGGATTTCGAGTTGCAGTTCCGGATTGCCGAGTCGCAACTGAAGCAGCAGCAGGTGCCTGCGGCGATCGGCTGCCTCCGGTTCCACGAAGGCTCCAAGAGCGCCAACCGCTGGAAGGAGTTCGTCGCCGAATCGTATCGTTCGCGGATGGAATATGCCGACGCGCCGGTGGAGAAGTTGTGCGGGCTCGTAGGGGCCGCGTTGATGTTGGCGGTTATTCCGGGGTTCCGGCTTCGACTTTCGCAGCAATATCGAAATGTGAAGCGGCGGCGGCTCGCGTACATGCGGTAGCCACGCGCAATGGCACAGGTGGAACCGATAGAGGCCGAGGAGGCCGTAGCGCGCCAACCGCGTGTGCTGACCAGTGCGGTGTGGCGGGTCT from Mycobacterium sp. JS623 encodes:
- a CDS encoding acyl-CoA dehydrogenase, with the protein product MAGFAGNPDFDLFKLADEHLALRAVLRDLCEKEIAPHAAAVDEDSRYPDEALKALNAAGFSAIHVPEEYGGQGGDSVAACMVIEEVARVCASSSMIPICNKLGTTGLILQGGDELKKTVLPSVASGEAMASYALSEREAGSDAASMRTRARADGDDWVLNGTKCWISNGGRSTWYTVMAVTDPDKGANGISAFMVHADDEGFTVGPKERKMGIKGSPTTELYFEECRISGERIIGEPGTGFKTALQTLDHTRPTIGAQAVGIAQGALDAAIDYVKERKQFGKRIADFQGVQFMLADMAMKVEAARLMVYTSAARAERGESGLGFLASASKCFASDVAMEVTTDAVQLFGGYGYTVDFPVERFMRDAKITQIYEGTNQIQRVVMSRSLLR
- a CDS encoding glycosyltransferase family 4 protein produces the protein MRTDATGKVLPDRSISIEVVALNYSPEATGIGPFAADIARGFAENGHRVGVMAGHPHYPQWRPMTDYSGHDAASASEGIAITRKRHYIPNRASFVHRSIMEIGFGIRVAMARRPGIDLIFCVSPPLLAVLMIQLGEKLRRRKLPLVIWVQDLYGLGMTETKGGNTLAARVATWLEARVFRNASALAVIHDRFRAHIVDQLGVDPDKVRVFRNWSRQEPIPAAERDEALRTLGWEELSDHIVVVHAGSMGTKQGLDNVVQAAKLADNGADNVTFVLLGDGIQRPRLQRLAQGVESIRFVDVLETDKFGYALRAADMLLVNQIPGLSEMCVPSKVLSYFSAGRPVVAAVDPNGITADDVRHSQAGVVVPAGNPSRLLQDIVAAARDTTKLQEMGAAGREFIQSNFDRDATIKAISDWLADVVALAPQLTAAD
- a CDS encoding glycosyltransferase; translation: MRILQIVTLISNTGAFGGPTTVAMNQCEALRERGHDTLLVGGAHGFPAGPTSLRGTPVRLFQTRRFGRPNTMTYLASPTMLRWLDQHVADFDVVHIHLARDGITLPAAALARRRNIPYVLQTHGMVVPKESPLHKIVDSVATIRVLRDAHSLFALSNEEQHILTALVGSDRRIDVLPNGIPEAAAHVGRAGASNREFLFLARLHPRKRAVDFARAAVQLLSAGAEATFTLVGPDEGEGPAVTSIISGFAERHPDAADALQWVGPVAPDKSAAKLADAYVYVLPSVNEPFPMSLIEAMAEGRPVIVTESNGLADVVKDYDCGIVIPNESTEALADAMRRLLAAPELAEQMGKRSLDAVRQRFSMNHVAETLEHNYRSTIHTSDH
- a CDS encoding glycosyltransferase, with protein sequence MTDEITRGSVKPKPVFSILVPSYNPAPFFETTMRSALDQMGPEDEILIQDAGSTDGTQDLIAEFQAADSRVKAVIEPDLGQSDALNKALARAKPSWTIWLNSDDVLVPGALDALREAIVAHPEADLFYGACKLLRADGTTVEAYDGRPMTKRRLLLGGITSFSGSIVMPADLLRELGGLRTELQCVMDFELQFRIAESQLKQQQVPAAIGCLRFHEGSKSANRWKEFVAESYRSRMEYADAPVEKLCGLVGAALMLAVIPGFRLRLSQQYRNVKRRRLAYMR